Proteins encoded together in one Schistocerca americana isolate TAMUIC-IGC-003095 chromosome 8, iqSchAmer2.1, whole genome shotgun sequence window:
- the LOC124545839 gene encoding uncharacterized protein LOC124545839: protein MGQLPAARVNQSHPFQHCGVDYAGPIAVKHGGRQSKVTTKAYIALFVCMATKAMHLELVSDLVTSSFLAALRRFIARRGKPSHMYSDNGTTFVGADNELKRFLSNDATVESVVNFSTSEGISWRSTPPRAPHFGGLWEAGIKCMKSHLKRVIGNAVLTFEELTTVLIQIEACLNSRPLCLLSDDLYSPAALTPGHFLIRQPLCAHPEPSLCP, encoded by the coding sequence atgggtcagctacctgcagctagagtaaaccagtctcatccattccagcactgtggagtagattatgcaggccctattgctgtaaagcatggtggaaggcagagtaaagttaccaccaaggcttatattgctttattcgtttgcatggcaaccaaggccatgcacttagaattagttagtgacttggtaacaagttcatttttggccgccctcaggagattcattgcaagaagagggaaaccttctcacatgtacagtgacaatgggaccacatttgtaggtgcagacaatgagcttaaacgttttctctCAAATGATGCTACTGTTGAAAGTGTGGTGAATTTttcgacctcagagggaatcagttggaggtccactccacctcgtgcccctcactttggtggtctctgggaggcaggaatcaaatgcatgaagtcaCATCTCAAACGCGTCATTGGCAATGCAGTactgacatttgaagaactgactactgtgttaattcagatagaagcatgcttgaattcaaggccaTTGTGTCTTCTATCTGATGACCTAtattctcctgctgctctcactcctggtcatttcctaattCGACAacccctttgtgctcatcctgaaccctctctctgtccttga